CGGATATGAAAAATAGATTTGGGGCATATATTTATTTGTTATTGGCTATTTTAGCTTTAATATTACCTGATTGCGCCGGCACCAAAGGTTCAAGTAGCGTAGAAACAAGCGGCATTAAACAATCATTTAACAAGTTTTCCGATGCCATGGTAAAAGGCGAACTGGAAACTGCTTATAACCTGTTAAGCTCATCTTATAAAATGGCACAACCATTTGATGATTTCTGCGCTGAATACAATGAAAATAAAGAGTTTCTAGTCATCCAGTATAAAAATGCCTCGCTGACAACAGTTGCCATTGAAGGCAATAATGCCACTGCAAGAGTCAGATGGGGAACGGGAGAAGATCAGGTTCTTGATTTTCTTAATGAAAACGATACATGGAAAATAAGCCGTAAAAGCCAGCGGAGAATTAGGACGACTCGATAATTTACGAGGAGAACAAAAAATATGCCTTGCTATTTGAAAATAGTTACCTGCTTGATTTTTATATTAGCCTTATCTATTATTACTAATCCCCTTATGGCTCAAACACCGGAGACAACAACCACCCCGGTTTCCCCGACTAATACTTCCTCAGATAAACCGGAAAAACCGACGACTCTAGAAACAGAAACAGACACTCTTATCGACCAGCTTTTGAACGATAATCCACTGGTGGTAGAAGAAGCCAGAAACGAATTACTGGAAATCGGGAAAAGAGCCGTCCCTGCGCTCATAATGGCGCTGGAAAACGAAAAGCCAAGGTTGCGTTATATGGTGTGTGAAATACTGACGGAGATACGCGACGAAAGGGCTTTACCTGTATTCATAAAACTACTTACTGATAAAGAAGAAATCGGGAACAGCATCGCATCGCTAGCGGCCAAAGGCCTGGGCAAACTGGGCGATTCGACCGCCATCACCCCTCTTGTTTCAAGCTTGCCGACACCTGATGTAGAATTGCGCTATGAAGTAATCAACGCGTTGGGAATATTAAGGGCAGAACAAGCAATTCCATTGTTACTCTCCGCTATAACCGATACGGCAAAAACATATTCTGATTATCTGGTAAAATGCGCCGCTATCGAAGCCTTGGGAAAATTAAAATCTAAAGACGCCGTAAAAAGGCTTATCAATATGCTTTCTGATACGGAAACGGAACCAGCAACAGATGCACCGGTGCTTCATTATGCCATTAAAGCCCTGGAAAAAATAACCGATACTTCATTTGGACAGATTTTATTCAACGACAAAAAGAAAGAAAAAGAAATCGTAAAACAATGGCAGGATTGGTGGGAAAAGAACAAGTTTTCTTATGGAGAAGTTCCGCCTCCTCCGCCGGAACCGCCAAAACAACCGGAAATACTTAAGCTGCCGGAACAACCAAAGACTCCGGAAAACCCGCCGACTCCGCCGCCTCCCAAAAACGAACAGGATAAGCCCGAAGAGAAAAAAGATACTCCGGAACAACCTAAAAATCAATAGTGTTAAGAAAGGATATAAAAATGGTCCAGCAACCACAGCACGAGGAAAGCAAAAGGGATGTCCGCGTGGATGTGAAAGAAGGCAAGGTGCAATTCAAAAATACCGGCGGATTATTTACTTTCCTCAAAGGCATGTCCGGGGAATACCAGATAATCAATATAAGCCATCGCGGATTAAAATTCCTTAGCAAACAACGCCTTGAGCCAGGTGACAAGCTGTCGTTTAACATCGGAATACCCCTCTTGGGTAACGAACCTTTAAAAACAGACGGCAAAGTAGTGTGGGTGGAAAAATCCAAACGCTACGGCGGATATTTGGTGGGTGTTCGTTTTACCGCCATGACCCGTGATTCGGTCAGCCGTTTAAGTAATCTTATAAACTTCCTTGGCAGCCGCATCCCAATAAAGCAAAAAGTTAAGGTGACCTTTGCCGAAGAACAACGCAGCCAACCAACCCTATGGGCAATCGCGCGTGATTTTGATGTCACCGTTAATATCAAGGAAGGTCTGGTAACTGATCGCGCCGGATGGCTCGTATTGGAAATAGAAGGGGAAAGAGAAGAAATCAGAAGGGTTCTGGAATACCTTAAAACTCAGGGGGCAAAATTAGCCTTCCCTAAAAAAGCTACTTCGTAACCAAGAAATGTAAAAAGTATGGCATGGAGCGGATCAGAAAGAAGAGAAAACAAACGTTTTGGTGTTAAAGGATGTTCTATCCAATATAAACACACCAAGTTGTTCGGACTTCTAGGCTCGTTTTCTAACCGTTACCTCGTCTTAAACATAAGCCCTACGGGGCTTTCTTTTATTTCCAAGGAAGAAATTCACACGGGCGATAAAATATCCCTATTGATTACCGCCCCTCTTTTGGAAAACGGCGAAATCAATTTAAAGGGTGAAGTCGTCTGGGTAAAAAAATCAGAACAACATCAGGCTTACCGTAACGGTGTAAAGTTCATCGATCCATCAAAAAAGGCAAAATTAAAACTCAGGCTTATACTGGATAACGCCCTTCTCGACCAAATCGATATTTCCACCAGAGTATATTTAAAAGAAGTCAATAAGTTATGACGGCCGAAAAAGCTACGTGCCTTAACCAGCTTAATAACACCAAAAATTGTAATTGCTCCTACAGCAACTGTTCCAGGAAAGGCATATGTTGCGAATGTATTTCTTACCACCGGTCAAATAAAGAATTACCGGCTTGCTTCTTTACGGCAGAAGATGAAAAAACCTACGACCGCTCGATACGTAAATTCACCAGCCGCTACCACTGAATAAAAAAGAACTTATGGCAGAAGGAAGAAAGTTACTAGGGCAAATCCTTAAGGAAATGGAACTGGTCAAGGAATCACAAATCCAAGAAGCCCTGAAAGTCCAACGCCAGAAAGGCGGCGCCATAGGGCAAATCCTAATCCAACTTGGCTACGTGACGGAAGAAGAAGTCCTCCTGGCATTAGGCGCACAAGTGGGGATGGAAGTAGTTAACCTGGAAGAAATAGAAATATCTCCTGAAATCATCGCTAAAATTCCGCTTTCCCTTGCCAGATTATATAAAATAATCCCGATTAAATCGGAAAATAATATTCTTACCGTAGCCATGGCAAATCCGCTTAATATCAACGTATTGGATGACCTGCGCTTTACCATAAACTGCGAAGTGCAAGGCGCGGTCAGCGATGAAAGCGCAGTCAACAAAGCCCTTGCCAAATATTACGCCGAATCGACCGACGGCCTGGAAAAGATTTTCAAGGATATGGATACCGGGGCGGATGTTCAAATCGGGGAAAAGAAAAACGACTCAATCGATATTTCAAGCGTGGAATCAGCTGCCGACCAGGCACCCGTAAGGAAACTCCTTAACCTGATATTAAACCACGCTATCAAAGACCGCGCTGCGGATATACATTTCGAACCATTTGAAAAGGAATTCAAAGTCCGTTACCGCGTGGACGGCGTTTTGTATGAAATGTCTCCCCCACCCTTGACCCTGGCACCAGCTATTATTTCGCGTATTAAGGTAATGGCAAACCTAAATATTTCGGAAACACGGCTCCCCCAAGACGGCAGAATCCCGCTTAATGTCTCGGGACGATCCATTGATATCCGCGTTTCTACCCTGCCTACAATGTTCGGGGAAAGCGTGGTCTTGCGTATACTGGATAAAAGCGTGGTCGCGCTGGATATCGATAATCTCGGCATGCGCCCGGATGACAGTAAGCTCATCAAAAACCTATTAAATCTACCTAACGGAATTATTGTCGTCACAGGCCCGACCGGTTCAGGCAAAACCACCACTCTTTATTCAGCGCTTAATTTCCTGAATGATGTCAAGTGGAAAATAATAACCACCGAAGACCCTGTTGAATATGACCTGCCGGGAATAGTCCAGTGCCCAATCCATGAAGATATCGGTGTCACCTATGGAGCCTGCTTAAGAAGCATCCTAAGGCAGGATCCGGATGTAATACTCGTCGGAGAAATCCGCGACCAGGAAACAGCCCGCATGAGTATTGAAGCCGCCCTCACCGGCCACCTGGTATTAACCACGCTTCATACCAACGACGCACCGGCTTCTATTACCAGATTGCTTGACCTTGGAATAGAACCGTTCCTTTTAACCGCCACGGTTGAAGCCGTCATCGCCCAGCGACTGATCCGCCGCATTTGCCCCCATTGCAAGGAGGAATATGAACCCTCGCCAGATTTGCTGGCCGAACTAAACCTTACCACTGATGAAACAAAAGGGAAAAAGTTTTATTACGGCAAGGGATGCAATCAGTGCAATAACATCGGCTATCTGGGAAGGGTCGCAATTTATGAGGTTATGCTCGTAACCGATAAAGTTGAAACGTTAATCAACGAGCACGCTTCCACGGAAAAAGTCAGAATCACCGCGCGCGAGGAAGGGATGAGAACACTGCGCGAAAGCGGCATACTTGCCATATACGACGGTATAACAACGATTGAAGAAGTCATCAAGGAAACACTCTTTAACTAAAAACGCCTGGCCAAATGAGTAATACGAGATTGCTTCGTCATTCACGTTGCGATTTCCTCGCAATGACGTCATTGCGAGTCCCGACGTTATGTCGGGACGTGGCAATCTCATTTTATTATAGTATTTAAACATAATGTTATCCTCCGCATTCAACGATGAATTCCTGCAAAAATTATCCTCGCTTAAGTTAATCGTTAAGAAAATACTGCTTTCCGGCGTTATCGGGGAAAAAAGCTTCCGGCAAAAAGGCGGGAAAGTGGAATTCAGCGAATATCGCGATTACTCCCCCGGCGATGAAACCAAGCATATCGACTGGAACGTCTTCGGCAGGACCGAAAAACTCTTTGTCAAGGAATTCGCCCGCGAGGAATCGGTCAATGTTTATCTTATAATGGATTTGACAAAATCAATGGATTATAATCCCCGTTCAAATAAATTCCTGTTTGCCAAGCAACTACTGGCTGCGCTTTCTTATATCGCGCTTGTTGCCGGGCACCGTGTAAAAACAATCGGCTTCAGCAACGAAACAATCACGATTTCCCCTGAATTCTACCGTGAACAGGATATATTCGAACTGATGAAGCATATTGATCCATTGAAAGCTGATGGCAGAACAAATTTCGACCACATACTCGCCGAGATAGACAAAGAAACCCCTTCCAAAGGAATAATTATTTTCATATCTGACCTAATGACTCAAACGGATTCTCTTAACCCAAAAGAGGGGTTTATCCGTTTTATCAACCGTGGGTTTGAGGCGAATCTCCTGAATATCCTCTCACCTGAGGAAACAGACATCACCTTAAACGGATGGATAAAACTCAGGGATTCGGAAACAAACGATATCAAACCGGTATTCGTCACGCGAGCAATCAAAAACAATTACTCGCAAGAACTCAATAAATTCACTGAGGAATGGAACTCATTCTGCCTCCAGCATAATATCCGCTATTTCTACATCAAAGCCGATACGCCACTGGAAACTATAGTGCTTGATTTCCTCAGACGAGGCGGATTACTGAGGTGATTTTGGCGATAAAACCGTCTAAACTACCGGTTATCAGCTTACTCACTTCCTTGACAAAAATATATAGTTATATATAATAATCTCATGCAACATAAGGATAAAGCACAGAGCATCCAGAATATTATTAAGGATGTCATCCGGACCTTGGGCGGAAAAAGAAGGATGAAACAGCAAAAAGAACTCTCTGAAATCTGGACTGAAATCTCCGGAAAAACGCTTTCTTCCCATACCAAACTGATGGGAGTAAGAAAAAAAGTCATCCAGGTAAAAGTGGATTCCGTCCCACTTATGTCCGAACTCTCCAACTTTAAAAGGCAGGAACTCCTGGCTAAAATACGCGAAAAGACTCCTAAAAAGTCTTATCTTGATATAAAATTCATCTTATAACTCGAGGATTTATATGAGTAAAAAAGAAGCCAAAACCAAAGTTAAAGAATTACCGGCTAAAACTAAGCCAGTGGACAAGCCTGCCGAAAAGGCATCCGCCCCATCAGGCAAATATGATGCCACACACATCAAGGTCCTTGGCGGAATAGAAGCCGTCCGCACCAGGCCCGCCATGTATATCGGCGATACGGGCAACCGCGGGCTTCACCATCTTATTTACGAAGTGGTTGACAACAGCGTTGATGAAGCGCTTGCCGGACACTGCAAGAATATATCCGTAAAACTCAACCGGGAAGGAAGCATCACGGTCATAGATGACGGCCGCGGCATTCCGGTTGATATGCATAAAGAACAGAAGCGCCCCGCCCTGGAAGTGGTCATGACCATGCTACACGCCGGCGGAAAATTTGACCAGAAATCCTATAAAGTCTCCGGCGGTCTTCACGGCGTAGGCGTTTCGGTTGTCAACGCCTTAAGCGAATGGCTGGAAGTGACTGTCTGGCGAGACGGGATAGAACATTTCCAGAAATACGAACGAGGCAGACCGGTAACCAAGGTGGAAAAACGCGGTAAAACCAACAAGCAAGGCACGAAAGTGGAATTCATGCCGGATATTAAAATATTCCCGGAAATCAAATTTAAGTATGATATCGCGGCCAGCCGTTTGCGCGAACTTGCGTTCCTTAACAAAGGGCTTACCATCATCGCCTCTGACGAACGCTCCGCAAAGACCGAGACATTCAAATACGACGGCGGCATCAAGGCTTTTATCGACCACCTTAACCAGTCCAAAAAGAAAATACATAATGACATCATTTACTTCGAAAGGCAGGATGGCAGCGTCCACGCGGAAATCGCCCTGCAATACCAGGATGGATATTCGGAAAACATTTTCTCTTTCGCGAATAACATCAATACCATCGAAGGCGGCACGCATTTAAGCGGATTCAGGACAGCCCTGACCAGGACTTTCAATACCTACGCGAAAAAACACGGGTTGCTCAAGGAAAGCGAAGCCACCCCGTCCGGAGATGATTACCGTGAAGGGCTGACCGCGATAGTCAACGTAAAACTGCCTAACCCGCAGTTTGAAGGCCAAACCAAAACCAAGCTCGGCAACCGCGAAATAGAAGGCATCGTCCAGGCATTGGTCAATAGCGGCCTGGAATCTTATCTTGAAGAACACCCAACCACCTCGAAAGCAGTTATCAATAAAGTAATACTTGCATCCCGTGCGCGTGAAGCCGCCCGGAAAGCGCGTGATTTGACGCGCCGCAAAGGGGCATTAACCTCAGGCGACCTCCCCGGTAAACTGGCTGATTGCTCCTCGCGCGATGTCGCTTCCACCGAACTCTACATCGTAGAAGGCGATTCAGCCGGCGGCTCCGCCAAACAGGGACGCGACCGCTCTTTCCAGGCGATACTCCCAATCAAAGGTAAAATCCTTAACGTGGAAAAAGCGCGGCTGGAAAAGATGCTGGCCCATGAAGAAATCCGCACTATTATTACCGCCTTAGGAACGGGCATCGGGCAGGACGAGTTCGATATCGCCAAAATCCGTTACGGTAAAATCATCATCATGACAGATGCCGATGTTGACGGCTCACATATCAGAACACTCCTTTTGACCTTCTTCTTCCGCCATATGCCCAAAGTGATCGAAGACGGCCATCTTTATATCGCGCAACCGCCCCTTTTTAAGATTAAAAGAAAGGGTAAAGAAGAATATATCCTGAGCGAAAAGGAAATGCACCATGCCCTCGTCAAACTCGGCATGGACGGCACAACGCTGGAAGTGATGGGCAAAAAAGGCAAGGTTGAAGATAAGATACAGGAAAACCGCCTTAAAAAGATTACCGAACTGATTACCGCCTTGGAAGATAATATCATTGCTCTCCAGCAAAAAGGCGTTTCTGCGGAGACGTTCCTTTCTCACCGGGATGCAAAATCAGGAAAACTGCCTCTCTACTGGGGCAAGCTTAACGGGCAGGAGCTCTTCTTCCATACGGATAAGCAGTTTAATAAATACGTGGAACAGCAAAAGAAA
This Planctomycetota bacterium DNA region includes the following protein-coding sequences:
- a CDS encoding PilZ domain-containing protein, which translates into the protein MAWSGSERRENKRFGVKGCSIQYKHTKLFGLLGSFSNRYLVLNISPTGLSFISKEEIHTGDKISLLITAPLLENGEINLKGEVVWVKKSEQHQAYRNGVKFIDPSKKAKLKLRLILDNALLDQIDISTRVYLKEVNKL
- the tadA gene encoding Flp pilus assembly complex ATPase component TadA encodes the protein MAEGRKLLGQILKEMELVKESQIQEALKVQRQKGGAIGQILIQLGYVTEEEVLLALGAQVGMEVVNLEEIEISPEIIAKIPLSLARLYKIIPIKSENNILTVAMANPLNINVLDDLRFTINCEVQGAVSDESAVNKALAKYYAESTDGLEKIFKDMDTGADVQIGEKKNDSIDISSVESAADQAPVRKLLNLILNHAIKDRAADIHFEPFEKEFKVRYRVDGVLYEMSPPPLTLAPAIISRIKVMANLNISETRLPQDGRIPLNVSGRSIDIRVSTLPTMFGESVVLRILDKSVVALDIDNLGMRPDDSKLIKNLLNLPNGIIVVTGPTGSGKTTTLYSALNFLNDVKWKIITTEDPVEYDLPGIVQCPIHEDIGVTYGACLRSILRQDPDVILVGEIRDQETARMSIEAALTGHLVLTTLHTNDAPASITRLLDLGIEPFLLTATVEAVIAQRLIRRICPHCKEEYEPSPDLLAELNLTTDETKGKKFYYGKGCNQCNNIGYLGRVAIYEVMLVTDKVETLINEHASTEKVRITAREEGMRTLRESGILAIYDGITTIEEVIKETLFN
- a CDS encoding DUF58 domain-containing protein, whose product is MLSSAFNDEFLQKLSSLKLIVKKILLSGVIGEKSFRQKGGKVEFSEYRDYSPGDETKHIDWNVFGRTEKLFVKEFAREESVNVYLIMDLTKSMDYNPRSNKFLFAKQLLAALSYIALVAGHRVKTIGFSNETITISPEFYREQDIFELMKHIDPLKADGRTNFDHILAEIDKETPSKGIIIFISDLMTQTDSLNPKEGFIRFINRGFEANLLNILSPEETDITLNGWIKLRDSETNDIKPVFVTRAIKNNYSQELNKFTEEWNSFCLQHNIRYFYIKADTPLETIVLDFLRRGGLLR
- a CDS encoding PilZ domain-containing protein is translated as MVQQPQHEESKRDVRVDVKEGKVQFKNTGGLFTFLKGMSGEYQIINISHRGLKFLSKQRLEPGDKLSFNIGIPLLGNEPLKTDGKVVWVEKSKRYGGYLVGVRFTAMTRDSVSRLSNLINFLGSRIPIKQKVKVTFAEEQRSQPTLWAIARDFDVTVNIKEGLVTDRAGWLVLEIEGEREEIRRVLEYLKTQGAKLAFPKKATS
- a CDS encoding HEAT repeat domain-containing protein, giving the protein MPCYLKIVTCLIFILALSIITNPLMAQTPETTTTPVSPTNTSSDKPEKPTTLETETDTLIDQLLNDNPLVVEEARNELLEIGKRAVPALIMALENEKPRLRYMVCEILTEIRDERALPVFIKLLTDKEEIGNSIASLAAKGLGKLGDSTAITPLVSSLPTPDVELRYEVINALGILRAEQAIPLLLSAITDTAKTYSDYLVKCAAIEALGKLKSKDAVKRLINMLSDTETEPATDAPVLHYAIKALEKITDTSFGQILFNDKKKEKEIVKQWQDWWEKNKFSYGEVPPPPPEPPKQPEILKLPEQPKTPENPPTPPPPKNEQDKPEEKKDTPEQPKNQ
- the gyrB gene encoding DNA topoisomerase (ATP-hydrolyzing) subunit B, which produces MSKKEAKTKVKELPAKTKPVDKPAEKASAPSGKYDATHIKVLGGIEAVRTRPAMYIGDTGNRGLHHLIYEVVDNSVDEALAGHCKNISVKLNREGSITVIDDGRGIPVDMHKEQKRPALEVVMTMLHAGGKFDQKSYKVSGGLHGVGVSVVNALSEWLEVTVWRDGIEHFQKYERGRPVTKVEKRGKTNKQGTKVEFMPDIKIFPEIKFKYDIAASRLRELAFLNKGLTIIASDERSAKTETFKYDGGIKAFIDHLNQSKKKIHNDIIYFERQDGSVHAEIALQYQDGYSENIFSFANNINTIEGGTHLSGFRTALTRTFNTYAKKHGLLKESEATPSGDDYREGLTAIVNVKLPNPQFEGQTKTKLGNREIEGIVQALVNSGLESYLEEHPTTSKAVINKVILASRAREAARKARDLTRRKGALTSGDLPGKLADCSSRDVASTELYIVEGDSAGGSAKQGRDRSFQAILPIKGKILNVEKARLEKMLAHEEIRTIITALGTGIGQDEFDIAKIRYGKIIIMTDADVDGSHIRTLLLTFFFRHMPKVIEDGHLYIAQPPLFKIKRKGKEEYILSEKEMHHALVKLGMDGTTLEVMGKKGKVEDKIQENRLKKITELITALEDNIIALQQKGVSAETFLSHRDAKSGKLPLYWGKLNGQELFFHTDKQFNKYVEQQKKISNKEIIVIDRADDITEEAEKTREIESDEIALEYLEFHQTKELESLIKDIEKMGFSITDYFSCANVTDNIQKFRLTGEENGEGKPESIQVACLRDILKGIRKIGQKGLDIQRYKGLGEMNPGQLWETTMDPKTRSLLKVRQEDAVKADRIFTILMGEEVEPRRDFIERHALEVKYLDI
- a CDS encoding DUF721 domain-containing protein encodes the protein MQHKDKAQSIQNIIKDVIRTLGGKRRMKQQKELSEIWTEISGKTLSSHTKLMGVRKKVIQVKVDSVPLMSELSNFKRQELLAKIREKTPKKSYLDIKFIL